The Anopheles maculipalpis chromosome 3RL, idAnoMacuDA_375_x, whole genome shotgun sequence genomic sequence CCTGACCTCCCTACCGGATGTGACCGGCGGTTTAGCACCGCTACCATCGGCCGGCGATCTGTTCAACGCACACCATCACTAGAACAGCGAGTATTCGATGATCGGACATTTTCACACGGTGACTAAGTACGAATGCTCTACCACTGTGAGCATTTGGACGGTGAAACACTTCCACATGATTGAGCATCTGTAGTCATACGCAAATACTCATACTCCCGTGTGCATCTCTGcacaatttatgtttttgtggATGAGGAACAGCATCTGCTTTCGAATTATCCAAATATCCCTAATAAGCAATTCTTAACCTCGTACCGATAATTATCCTTTCTCATATCGGAATGGACTCGGCGCAAAGTATCGAACATAAGAACAACAATCAAGAGACCAAATAATATGTAGCCGAATCCAAAGGTGTGGTCATGTTTGGGACAACCGTCGTAGGAGGAGGAAACAGTTTGCTTTGTAAGCGTTGTTGCAATTGTATCATTTGTGCAGGATATATGTTTGTCCGGGAAGTGAAAAAGCAAATATACGTCTGTTTTAGtcaaaagtttaatttatgtatttattttgttatttcaatATTACGACTAACTGGCTAACTAACTGGACTAACGATTTGAACGATATATTTAGTCGATTCTGAGATTGAATGCAGTAAAAccgttttcaaaatttttttgtgCCACTTCATTTCACAACGATTATAGCGATTTATTGCGTTCCTCGCGCTTGCAGGATTTTCGAGTGTTGACAATCATATGAAAATATCGGAAATACATATATTTGTATGGAATGGGATAGCtagataaaaatgaaaatacgcATAAGAAAtatacaaataataaatatttacaatagaATAGTTAATAATGTatacaaagcaaacaataagttggcataaaatcatcataatttaattatttgattttaccGCGCCGtcatgatgaaatgaaaaaaaagattttatatTATCTCATTTTCATccactttcttttttgttttatttgcttgaaaACATatacttcaaacaaacaatgaatttgcgcataaacaaacaaatttttaaaccacTAGCTCATGCGCTTCCAACGCATAACAACCTGTTGCTTAGATGCAACTCCATGCGTTTAATGGCGAATCTCAACCACGTGTTGCTTTTGTAAAACTTCCGACAGTTTCCAAGGACGGTCGTTGCTTAGCAACcgtaaacaacaaacaaacaccgcGCTGGTGCAAAATCGATTTatgttttcactttcaaccGTTTTGCTTGAACAGAGTGCTGTTTTAGTGTTGGTTCCTTTTTTGAAGCACATGAAAATGcagttaaaatttatgaaaactaTCGTTGAAGCACaggtaaaatttaaaacttaaaGTGTGATAGATGTACATAACTCGTATCCTACAGGACCACCTGTACCGTGTGGCTGGACTGTGCTGGTCAGCAAACAACCAGAAGCTAGCGGTAGCCACGGCTGACCGGGTCATTCTGCTGTTCGACGAAAATGGAGAACGGCGCgataaattttccaccaaagcGGCTGATCCTAATGCGATGAAGAATTCGTACGTTATCCGGGGCATTACATTTAGTCCGGATTCGAGTCGGCTTGCGGTAGCGCAAAGCGACAGCATCGTGTACGTGTACAAGCTTGGTGAACAGTGGAACGAGAAGAAGGTGATTTGCAATAAATTCCCGCAAGGTTCGGCGGTTACCTGCATTTCCTGGCTTGTCGGTGGCTTAATTGTGGCCGGACTAGAGGATGGCAAGGTTCGTTCGTTGTActgcaaaaataacaaatcgaAGACGCTGTACGGTACGGACAGTATGGTGGTAGCGCTGGCACAAAACACCAAGGGTACCGGTGTCCTATCCGGTCACGAGGATGGATCAGTTGTGCGGTTCCTTTTGGTGGAAGAACCCGGTGAACCAACTGGGCGCTTGCTACAGCATCCAGTTGCTCCGGTAGCACTAGCCTGGCCACAAGGTGGTATCGTTGTGGCGGGATGCGATAAGAAGATCTGCTTCTACGATCTTCAGGGTCGTGCTATGCGAAATTTCGATTATGGACGGGATGAAGTGGAGCGGGAGTTTACCGTAGCCGCAGCTAGCCCGAATGGCCAAGCAGTCGCGGTGGGAAGTTTCGATCGTCTACGCATCTTTAGTTGGAGTCCGCGACAAAATGCTTGGACAGAGTCCCTATGCAAGACAATTCCTAATTTGTACAGCGTAACGGCGGTTTGCTGGAGGAAGGATGGATCACGACTCGCTGTTGGATCGTTGTGTGGAGCTGTACTGGCATACGAATCAGTTTTAAGACGCACCATCTGGCAGGACAAGTTTGAGCTCACGTTTGTGGCTCCGAGCCAGGTGTTGTTACGATCGTTGCACGAACCGATCACAACGATGTTGGTTGAGTCTCAGCTAGGACTCGAAATTGATGACATCAGGATCATGGGCAAGGACAGCTATCTGGTAGGAAGAACTGAAGACTCACTGATCCTGTGTGATCTTACGCGCTCCTTAACGAGTGAAATTCCTTGGATAGCGACAGGACGTCACGAACGATTTTACTTCGAAAACCCAACCGTCGCACTGATCTTCAACGCAGGTGAACTGTCGCTGGTCGAGTACGGTGAACACTACATCCTAGGCTCGGTACGGACGGAGTTTGTAAACCCACACGTAATCTCGGTACGCTTGAACGAACGAGGCAACACgcggaacaacaaaaagttgGCCTACCTGCTCGACATGAAGACGGTGTGTGTGGTGGATCTGATGCTCCAATCGACGATCGCACAGATTTCACACGATTCCAAGATCGATTGGTTGGAGTTAAGCGAAACGGGGCACAAGCTGCTTTTTCGCGATCGTAAGATGCGTCTCGTGCTAGTTGACGTAGGTACTGGGCAGAAGCAAACCCTGCTCGCCAAGGTCGCTTTCGTACAGTGGGTTCCTTCGAGTGATGTGGCCGTTGCACAAAGCGACACCAATCTGGCAGTGTGGTACAACATTGATCTGCCCGAGCACGTAACAATGATGCCGGTACGAGGAGACGTGGTGGATGTGCTGCGAGAGGATGGTCGTACGGAGATCATCACACGTGAGGCCGCTTCGGAGCATGTGTACCCACTGGACGAGGGTTTGGTTGAGTTTGGAACAGCTGTGAATGATAGTGACTTTGGACGTGCTATATTTTACCTCGAGTCTCTTGGTGATCGTCCGGCGGCTAAAGCTATGTGGCATAATTTGGCTAATATTGCACTGGCACAGCAAAATTTGCGTGTAGCTCAGCGCTGCTTTGCTGCGCTGGGGAATGCCTCGAAAACGTTCTACATCGGTGAGATGATTAAGATTGCTGAACGGTACGAGGAGACGACTGGACCCGGTATGACCTGCCCCGAGGTTCGTGCTATGATGGCTCTTCTTGGTGGGGATTTGAGGTGCGATTTGGAGCAAGATTCATAATCATAATGACGAGTtttctaaataattttatctttttaatgCCACTAGAACTGCGGAACGTATCTACATCGAGCAAGGTGACATTGAAGCCGCCCTAGCCATGTACACCAAACTGCGCCGTTGGGACGATGCAATCAAACTGGCAGAACGTCGCGGATATCATGGGCTTGTTGAGCTAAAGGAAGCACAAATGGAGTTTCTGCTGTCTACCAGCCAGGAGGAGAAAGCTGGTGAAGTGTTGGAGGAACGCGGCGAGAAAGATAAAGCCATGACACTGTACATGAAGGCAAACAAACCGGTCAAAGCGGCTAAGCTGGCACTGAAAACACCTCATCTGCTTTCAAATGAGAATCTTGTCACAAGAGTCTCGGCATCGTTGATTAAAGcgggtaaaataaaattagtgATATATAAATTAAAAGGGCTCAATAACATGGACTTCTTTCCTTCCGTAGAACTTTTCGAACTAGCAGCAGAACTTGCGAACCGTACCGGTCAACAGCAAACCGCAATTACCCTGTACCGAAAGGGTGGTGCCTACGCCAGAGCAATCGAACTTGCCCGTTACGTTACGCCGGATGATGTCACAAGTCTGGAGGAAGAGTGGGGTGATTGGTTGGTAGGAAAACGACAGCTGGATGCCTCTATCAGCCACTACATCGAGGCTGGCTGCACCGTTAAAGCACTAGAAGCGGCGGTTGGAGCTAAACAGTGGCGAAAAGCGGTACAAATCGCGAAAGTCGTCGATGATCCGGAAGAAATTCAAAAGTATGCAGTCGAACTAGCTGAACACCTGTGTCAGATAGGTGACGTAAAAACGGCCGAAGAATTGTTGGTAAGGGCCGAACTGTATCGAGAAGCGGTACAGCTACTAAACAAGCATGGACAATGGGAGAAAGCGTTCGACATTGCGGACCGATACCTGCCCGGTGCCGACGTACGGGAGATGTTTGTGGAGCTGGCGAAAGGACTCGAGCAGGAGGGAAAATATAGGGATGCGGAACGTGTCCTGCTTACGGTTAATGAGCCGGACTTGGCCATTAACATGTACAAAGAACTAGAGCTGTATGACTCAATGATTCGTCTTGTGGAGCGCTATCACAAGAGCCTCCTGGAGCAGACACACCTCAACCTGGGCCGTCAGCTAGAATCGAAAGGTCGACTTAAGAATGCTGAGGTCCACTTTCTGGCGGCCGGTGACTGGAAGGCGGCTGTCCACATGTACTGTACAGCGGGCAAGTGGGAGGAAGCACACCGTGTCGCTAAACAAAAAGGTGGTCAACCAGCATCGGAGCAGGTTGCGTTTATGTGGGCCAAGTCACTGCCGATCGAAGGAGCCGCCCGGTTGCTCACGAAGATGAGTCTGCTGGATAGCTGCATAGCTTACGCTTGTGAGGCGGGTCAGTTCGATTTCGCGCTCGAGCTGTGCAAGGTGAGTGGTCGTTCGGCTGATGATGTGCATTTGAAAATTGCCATGGCACTGGAGGATGATGGCAAATTTACCGAGG encodes the following:
- the LOC126560870 gene encoding intraflagellar transport protein 172 homolog, whose product is MYITRILQDHLYRVAGLCWSANNQKLAVATADRVILLFDENGERRDKFSTKAADPNAMKNSYVIRGITFSPDSSRLAVAQSDSIVYVYKLGEQWNEKKVICNKFPQGSAVTCISWLVGGLIVAGLEDGKVRSLYCKNNKSKTLYGTDSMVVALAQNTKGTGVLSGHEDGSVVRFLLVEEPGEPTGRLLQHPVAPVALAWPQGGIVVAGCDKKICFYDLQGRAMRNFDYGRDEVEREFTVAAASPNGQAVAVGSFDRLRIFSWSPRQNAWTESLCKTIPNLYSVTAVCWRKDGSRLAVGSLCGAVLAYESVLRRTIWQDKFELTFVAPSQVLLRSLHEPITTMLVESQLGLEIDDIRIMGKDSYLVGRTEDSLILCDLTRSLTSEIPWIATGRHERFYFENPTVALIFNAGELSLVEYGEHYILGSVRTEFVNPHVISVRLNERGNTRNNKKLAYLLDMKTVCVVDLMLQSTIAQISHDSKIDWLELSETGHKLLFRDRKMRLVLVDVGTGQKQTLLAKVAFVQWVPSSDVAVAQSDTNLAVWYNIDLPEHVTMMPVRGDVVDVLREDGRTEIITREAASEHVYPLDEGLVEFGTAVNDSDFGRAIFYLESLGDRPAAKAMWHNLANIALAQQNLRVAQRCFAALGNASKTFYIGEMIKIAERYEETTGPGMTCPEVRAMMALLGGDLRTAERIYIEQGDIEAALAMYTKLRRWDDAIKLAERRGYHGLVELKEAQMEFLLSTSQEEKAGEVLEERGEKDKAMTLYMKANKPVKAAKLALKTPHLLSNENLVTRVSASLIKAELFELAAELANRTGQQQTAITLYRKGGAYARAIELARYVTPDDVTSLEEEWGDWLVGKRQLDASISHYIEAGCTVKALEAAVGAKQWRKAVQIAKVVDDPEEIQKYAVELAEHLCQIGDVKTAEELLVRAELYREAVQLLNKHGQWEKAFDIADRYLPGADVREMFVELAKGLEQEGKYRDAERVLLTVNEPDLAINMYKELELYDSMIRLVERYHKSLLEQTHLNLGRQLESKGRLKNAEVHFLAAGDWKAAVHMYCTAGKWEEAHRVAKQKGGQPASEQVAFMWAKSLPIEGAARLLTKMSLLDSCIAYACEAGQFDFALELCKVSGRSADDVHLKIAMALEDDGKFTEAEAEFLLANKPREAIMMHTHGGDWKSAIRVAEKYLPEAVHEVLLSQANSALESRNYPEYEALMIRADRPDLILEHYKEYNMVADALRIAKEYVPGAVAELQKLYARMNRGTGESNDSRYLLQKASEHARNEEFRRATECLLQINEGNADEPTVARALLRAAEICNQFLEGTEAMEIARELGPRLIEINQIGPAAQLYLAAELPQEAVDVFIRTDNWAKARRLAKEIDPQLVVYVEAQQKARLRNQGNVEQLADIDMVGALDLLAEQGQWMRCIEKAKQHSVPVLQKYMAQYAAQLIRDGDCVAALNLYLEHGVPPVSANFNIYNRIALECFALREPDAVAVWKNVRTFLLNLVQALRGSDQGEAEIIDRFEQLLVIAHYYATRAACRQAPALQSIAVKISVALLRYTDIIPCDKGYYEAGMDLRGLGRESEAFVILNHYLDVCEAIEEGSGNLVDHSDLSSTDFPSSVPIPAELHLKNELQLHEEIREWVLAVSMDQKVDQALPTDDRNLYEASLGLSDQPCLVSGYPVMGRQPVVFQRTHRLANRDAWSKLTVAARMAPQTDIPGVIDFIEKWCGPANFLSG